The region TGCCGTGTTTATCTCATACCCGCTGTCTTCGGCCACTACTATCTTGATGACCCTGATCCTGCCCGTCTCCCTGTCAACCTCTACCTCTGCGGTAGATGCTGTAAAGCCATAGGCATCGGTAAATCTTCCGGTACCTTTTGAAAGGCTCGGGTAGAATTCTATCTCCGGCACTGCCTTTTTATATCCGTGCCCAATAAGCGGGTCACCCAGGTGCTTCTGGATGTGATATCTCATGAGCTCTGTGAAGGTGTAAGACCTTTTCGGGTTACTCTTAAGAAATGCCTTTTTGTCTTTCAACTCGATGTCTTCCGGTTTTGCCCTCATAACCTCGCTTGCCACTTTCAGGAGCTTTTCCCTGAGATCTATGGCCGCGTTATATACCGCGCCTCCACCAACGAACATTCCACCGCTTAAGAAGTTGCTGTAGTTCATCGGGCAAAGCTCTGAATCGCTCGAAACCAGGGTTACATCCTCTAAGTTTAATCCAAGGGCCTCTGCCGCGATCTGGCTGTATGTTGTGTCCGGTCCCTGACCGAACTCGCAGTCGCCTTCCATAAGTGTAATGGTGCCATCGTGGTTGAGCCTGATGATCGCGGTACATGCAAAGGGCCAGTATCCCGAACCGCTGAACATTCCATTAATACCGATACCCACGCCGCGGTTCTTGTCCCTCTGTTTGCCGCGCTTCTCTTTCCACTTGATGGCTTCCGCCGACCTCTTGATGGCTTCCGGCAGACCATAGCTGTCCAGCCTGTCGCCGTTGGGGATGACGTCGCCTTTCTTCCTGAGGTTCTTCAATAAAAATTCCACAGGGTCCAGGCCCAGATCTTCACAGATCTGATCGTACTGGGAATCTGCTGCAAGACGCATCTGGGGCGCTCCGTGCCCCCTTCTTGCAAAATTGAAGTTCTTGTTCGTATAGACCGCCACACCTTCGTGCCTTACGTTCTTACGGTCCAAGCAGCAGTCACACATCCCGTGGCTTAAGAACATTGCTACCGGGGCGCTGCACTTGTAAGCGCCTGCATCCACGATGACGTTGCAATGCTGGGCGACAATGGTGCCGTCCTTTTTGACGCCTGTTTTTATATTGATATCGAACCGGTGGCTGTTCCTGCAGGATGAGAAGACTTCTTCCCTGGTAAGCTCTATCTTTATCGGTTTGCAAAGCTTTCTTGTGAGAAAACCGCAAATGACCTCATAGTCGAAGCAAGGGGCCTTCCCACCGAATGCGCCGCCGATATATGTCTTGTGGATCCTTATCTTCGGTATAGGGATATCCAGCGTCTTGTGCAGCCAGTAACGCTTCAGTTCAAAGGCCATGTGGTTCATCCATACATCGAGCTTCTGTTCAAAGGGATCCCAGCTTGCCACCATTGTGTGCGGTTCCATAGCCATATGTGAAGTGCCCGGGCTCCTGGAGCGGTCCTCGCGGATATAATCTGCTTCCGCAAACCCTTTCTCCACGTCGCCATATGTAACAAGCACCCTCGCGGCGACATTGTTCACCGGCGTGTATGAATGCGACTTTCTCGCGACGCCCCAGTCTTCCCACGCGCACGATGTGTTGCGGGTGATCTCGCCGTGTATCTGGGGAGCGCCGTCCTTCATCGCCTCTTCCGGATCAAAGATCGGTGGAAGCGGATCGTAGTCCACTTCAATAAGGTCCAGCGCATCCTCCGCGATGTCGGGGTCAATAGCCGCCACTGCCGCTACCGTCTCCCCGATAAAGCGGACCTTTTCTTCTGCTATCGGGCGTTCCTCTGCCGGATAGTTCGGCGTATCAACAAAACCATACCTGATCCCCCATGTATCCTTCCCGGTGATCACTGCTACAACACCGGGCAGCTTCTCTGCCTTACTCGTATCTATGCTGCGGATCTTCGCATGAGGAAGGGGACTTCTTAACAATTTCGCGTGAAGCATACCGGGGAGCACAATATCGGTTGTAAATTTCGCCCTCCCTGTCAATTTTGCCTTGCCGTCAACCCGCGGTAACGGTTTTCCTACTACAGAGCGCTCATTCATTTCTTTCCCTCCTTTCTCTTCTGGACCACTGACTTAATAGCTTCTAAGTACTGTACGTAGCCCGTGCACCGACACAGATTTCCTTCCATATCCCTTCTTATATCTTCCTCGGTCGGGTCTTCCAGTTCTTCCAGCATAGCTGTGGAAGACATAAGCTTCCCCGGGCTGCAGAACCCGCACTGAAAAGCGCTGTGCTCCAGAAATGCCTCCTGGAGGGGTGTCAGCTTGCCGTCTCTGGAGGCCAATCCCTCAATTGAAGTAACCTCTCTTCCATTTACCTGCATCGCCAGGACCGAACATGCCTTCACGGCCATCTTGTCGACGATCACGGTGCAGGCTCCGCAGGAATTATCCATACAGGCTTGCTTTGTGCCCGTTAAACCCAGCTCATTCCTCAAAAGCTGAAGCAAGGTCATCTTGGGCTTTATTGACAATTCGTATGCTTCTCCATTCACTTTTACGTTTATCGTTTTTTTCGAGCCATCCATATCGTAACTTCCTCCTTTAAATGCTATTAAGCCTTTTTCGCTTTTTCAAAGGCCTTTTTTGTCGCGCGTTTCACAAGTACCTTCACGATCTCTTTCCTGTATTCGGCTGATGCATGAACATCTGTGGTGGGGTCAGTCTCTGACGCGGCCATCTTTGCCGCCTCTTCGATCACATCGTCAGTCAATTTCTTGCCCTTCAGCATCTCCGCCGCCTTTTTCGTAATAAGCGGGATCGGTGCTACGGCGCTCATAACGATCTTCGCGTCTTTGCATACATCGCTGCCGGCATCAACGGTAATCGCCACCGATGTGGATACGATCTTTATCCCTGCCTCGATTGTGGCAAACTTCATATACTCGATCCCTGTATTGGGTGCAGGGAGCGGTATCTGGATCTCAGCGAGTATCTCATCAGGCTCAATTATAGTAGTGAAGTAATCCGTAAAAAAATCTTCCAGGGCTACTACCCTTTCTCCCTTCGCGCTCACTAATTTTAATTTCGCACCTAATACGATCAATGAAGGTGCCGGGTCTCCGATCGGGTCTGCACTGCAAAGATTGCCGCCTATGGTGCCCCAGTTCCTGGTCTGGACCGAGGCCACGCTCTTTTCCATTTCAGAGAGCACATTGTATTTCTCCTTTATTAATGAAGATTTTTCAATTGCTCTGTGTGTTGTTAATGCCCCTATCCTCAGGCCGCTCTTCTTTTCGAATTCGATGAAATCGAGTTCTTTAAGTCCTTTGATATCGATGAGACATGTAGGACTGATCAGCTTCTGCCTGAGAAGGGTGATGAGTGATTGACCGCCGGCAAGTATCTTGCCCACATCTTTGTACTGGGAGATCAAAGAGCAAGCTTCCTGCAGGCTGCTGGCTGAAAAATATTCAAAATCTTTCATAATTAGGTCTCCTTGTGTCCTTCAATTTTTTCTTTCAACGCCTGTATAAATTCTTCACCAATCTTTTTTGCCTGTGCCCGCATAATCCTGTCACCAAAAAGAGCGATCCTGCCGTTGACGGTTACATTCGATGAGTATGCAACCTCGGTTTCGCTTGCCGAAACCTCTCTCAGGTACACGTCGCTTCCCTGGGTAAAATTTCCAGCCATGCCCAGATCAGCTCCTTTTGCTTCCATATGGATGTGTTTCGGTTCGTCTATCTGGGTCAATGACGTGGTGACTTTAAACCGCACTTTTATCGGACCGACCCCGGCCTTCACCGTCGCCACATAGGTACGTTCATCGATTGCTTCGATCTTCTCGCAGCCGGGGACGCAATTCCCTATCAGCTCGGGGTTAATGATGAACTGCCACACCTGCTGAATAGGCGCTTTCACTGTGAATTTCTCCTGTATTAGCATCTTGTAGATCCTCACCTCCTTCTTCTTCACGTTCTTTTTGTTTCATCTTGGCCTTCAACTCACCTGCGAGCAGGCATTGGTCCTCTCGTGGACAAGTGCCTTTCTTTACAAACATACAGTCCTGTCTGCCGTAAAGACATTTGATCCTCTTTTCTGCCATTTCCCGCTTACCTCCCTTCGCATATTTTTTTATATTCGCTATGCCCCTTATAATGTAAATAAGGGACGTTGTTTAATACCCGAGCGCAAAATCGCCGATAGAACGGTCAATGGCATGCCGTATTGCTTCTTCTATCAACTCCCTTGTCCTGTCCAGTACCTCCGGGTCAGAGTCGCCGCAGACCTCGCCGGCGGCTATATCTGCTGCATCAATGATCAGGTGGTCATCGATAGGATTGTCTTTCATTATCGCCGGTCCTTCCTGTGACTCAACAGGTGCATCCCCGATCCCACCCACTACGATCCTTATCTCTTCTATATTCACATGTTTTAGATCCAGCCTGAGAAAAACGGCCGCACCTATACTGGGTGCCCCTCCTGTGCCGACGCTTTTCTCATACACAAGGCCTATTTCACTTTCCTGCTCCTTTGGTATTCTTATCTCTCCGAGGATCTCGTATACTTCTCCGTTCCCGTTCTTGGTAAAAAGATTCTCTATCGGCACTGTTTCCCAACCCTGAATGCCCTGCATAACAGCCTTTGCGTCTAATATCATCAATGCCGGGGCGATATCCGCCGCACTATCCGGACTGGAAAGGCACCCGCCGATCGTGGTCATGTAATATGCCCATCGGGTCTTGTTCAGCCGCTGTTCTCTCAGGTTGATCGCCTCAACGAGAACGCTCGCCCTTTCGTTTATTATCACTGAACGGCCGAGATCAAAAAGCGTTGCCAGCGCCCCTATCTTCACGCCCTCTTCTGCAAAATCGCTGTAGTAATCAACGTACTCAAGGTTCGGTATGTTTTTGAGGTTGACAAGATATTCAGGGTTTACCTTTCGCATTTTCATCAAAGGGATAAGTTGCGTACCGCCGGAGATCAGTTTTGCCTTTTCCTTGTACTGATCGAGCATGGAACATGCCTCTTTTAATGAATTTGGCTCCAGATACTCAAATTTTAAAGAACTCAATTCTACAAAACTTTCTAAATCT is a window of Syntrophorhabdaceae bacterium DNA encoding:
- a CDS encoding molybdopterin-dependent oxidoreductase yields the protein MNERSVVGKPLPRVDGKAKLTGRAKFTTDIVLPGMLHAKLLRSPLPHAKIRSIDTSKAEKLPGVVAVITGKDTWGIRYGFVDTPNYPAEERPIAEEKVRFIGETVAAVAAIDPDIAEDALDLIEVDYDPLPPIFDPEEAMKDGAPQIHGEITRNTSCAWEDWGVARKSHSYTPVNNVAARVLVTYGDVEKGFAEADYIREDRSRSPGTSHMAMEPHTMVASWDPFEQKLDVWMNHMAFELKRYWLHKTLDIPIPKIRIHKTYIGGAFGGKAPCFDYEVICGFLTRKLCKPIKIELTREEVFSSCRNSHRFDINIKTGVKKDGTIVAQHCNVIVDAGAYKCSAPVAMFLSHGMCDCCLDRKNVRHEGVAVYTNKNFNFARRGHGAPQMRLAADSQYDQICEDLGLDPVEFLLKNLRKKGDVIPNGDRLDSYGLPEAIKRSAEAIKWKEKRGKQRDKNRGVGIGINGMFSGSGYWPFACTAIIRLNHDGTITLMEGDCEFGQGPDTTYSQIAAEALGLNLEDVTLVSSDSELCPMNYSNFLSGGMFVGGGAVYNAAIDLREKLLKVASEVMRAKPEDIELKDKKAFLKSNPKRSYTFTELMRYHIQKHLGDPLIGHGYKKAVPEIEFYPSLSKGTGRFTDAYGFTASTAEVEVDRETGRIRVIKIVVAEDSGYEINTAVCKGQLVSQAVQGMSDALFEEIMDDEGRVLNPNLVDYEIPRAFDVPEIEVIDCSDFEPKGPWGAKEIGECARAAVISAVVNAIYDATGVRVMRVPVTPERMFNALKAQEKK
- a CDS encoding (2Fe-2S)-binding protein, which produces MDGSKKTINVKVNGEAYELSIKPKMTLLQLLRNELGLTGTKQACMDNSCGACTVIVDKMAVKACSVLAMQVNGREVTSIEGLASRDGKLTPLQEAFLEHSAFQCGFCSPGKLMSSTAMLEELEDPTEEDIRRDMEGNLCRCTGYVQYLEAIKSVVQKRKEGKK
- a CDS encoding xanthine dehydrogenase family protein subunit M is translated as MKDFEYFSASSLQEACSLISQYKDVGKILAGGQSLITLLRQKLISPTCLIDIKGLKELDFIEFEKKSGLRIGALTTHRAIEKSSLIKEKYNVLSEMEKSVASVQTRNWGTIGGNLCSADPIGDPAPSLIVLGAKLKLVSAKGERVVALEDFFTDYFTTIIEPDEILAEIQIPLPAPNTGIEYMKFATIEAGIKIVSTSVAITVDAGSDVCKDAKIVMSAVAPIPLITKKAAEMLKGKKLTDDVIEEAAKMAASETDPTTDVHASAEYRKEIVKVLVKRATKKAFEKAKKA
- a CDS encoding carbon monoxide dehydrogenase subunit G; translation: MKAPIQQVWQFIINPELIGNCVPGCEKIEAIDERTYVATVKAGVGPIKVRFKVTTSLTQIDEPKHIHMEAKGADLGMAGNFTQGSDVYLREVSASETEVAYSSNVTVNGRIALFGDRIMRAQAKKIGEEFIQALKEKIEGHKET
- a CDS encoding FAD binding domain-containing protein produces the protein MRPGYFEDLESFVELSSLKFEYLEPNSLKEACSMLDQYKEKAKLISGGTQLIPLMKMRKVNPEYLVNLKNIPNLEYVDYYSDFAEEGVKIGALATLFDLGRSVIINERASVLVEAINLREQRLNKTRWAYYMTTIGGCLSSPDSAADIAPALMILDAKAVMQGIQGWETVPIENLFTKNGNGEVYEILGEIRIPKEQESEIGLVYEKSVGTGGAPSIGAAVFLRLDLKHVNIEEIRIVVGGIGDAPVESQEGPAIMKDNPIDDHLIIDAADIAAGEVCGDSDPEVLDRTRELIEEAIRHAIDRSIGDFALGY